The proteins below are encoded in one region of Microbispora sp. NBC_01189:
- a CDS encoding ISL3 family transposase, whose protein sequence is MTIWVRPRAEQGTCPKCGCVSTRVHSHYERRLADAALGGRRVLIRVLSRRFFCDNSLCPAQTFAEQIAGLTRPYARRSPLLTGMLDAIALALAGRAGARLADLLGLRTSRSTLLRRIRAMPDPEIGVVTVLGVDDFAFRRGHVYGTILINMDTHDPVDVLPDREAETLAAWLRAHPGVEVICRDRAGAYADGARTGAPDAIQTADRWHLWNNLGKYVEKTVAAHHHCLRRADPAQPAPVAGKPDRDLQQLADNAAKARAETSAIVVRTRERYAKVQALKAAGKGIKPIMRELGLAKETVRRFYRAETAEDVVATSVAGRPSKLDPYKPHLHERWNQGCTNVLELHREIAARGYRGSYGSVRDYLAPFRETGVAPPAVTKPPKVRTLTAWIMTHPDNLDSDDQLALKQALADCPHLDVLAGHVQGFAQMMLERRGDRLDDWMAKVDADDLPYLRSFTKGLRQDHAAVLNGLTLQHSSGAVEGNVNRLKCSSGRPTAAPPSTCFASACSSQRDAHRGS, encoded by the coding sequence GTGACGATCTGGGTTCGTCCCCGTGCCGAGCAGGGCACATGCCCGAAGTGCGGGTGCGTCTCCACTCGTGTGCATAGTCACTATGAGCGACGGCTCGCTGATGCGGCGCTCGGCGGTCGCAGGGTGCTGATCCGGGTGCTGTCCCGCCGGTTCTTCTGCGACAACAGCCTCTGCCCCGCCCAGACGTTCGCCGAGCAGATCGCAGGCTTGACCAGGCCGTACGCGCGGAGGAGCCCGTTGTTGACCGGGATGCTGGATGCGATCGCGCTGGCGTTGGCGGGCCGCGCGGGTGCCCGCCTGGCCGACCTGCTCGGGCTGAGGACCAGCCGCAGCACGCTGCTGCGCCGGATCCGGGCGATGCCCGATCCGGAGATCGGTGTGGTGACTGTGCTCGGGGTGGACGATTTCGCGTTCCGCCGTGGCCACGTCTACGGAACGATCCTGATCAACATGGACACCCATGACCCGGTCGACGTGCTGCCCGACCGGGAGGCCGAGACGCTGGCCGCATGGCTGCGCGCGCACCCGGGCGTCGAGGTGATCTGCCGGGACCGCGCCGGAGCCTATGCCGACGGCGCCCGTACCGGCGCACCGGACGCCATCCAGACTGCTGACCGCTGGCATCTGTGGAACAACCTGGGCAAATACGTGGAGAAGACGGTGGCCGCCCACCACCACTGTCTGCGCCGCGCCGACCCTGCCCAGCCAGCCCCGGTCGCCGGCAAACCCGACCGCGACCTGCAGCAACTGGCCGACAACGCGGCTAAGGCCCGCGCGGAGACCAGCGCGATCGTGGTCCGCACGCGCGAACGCTACGCCAAGGTCCAGGCGTTGAAGGCCGCAGGTAAGGGCATCAAGCCGATCATGCGCGAGCTCGGCCTGGCCAAGGAGACCGTCCGCCGGTTCTACCGCGCCGAGACGGCCGAGGACGTCGTGGCCACCAGCGTGGCCGGGCGGCCGAGCAAGCTTGACCCGTACAAGCCTCACCTGCATGAACGCTGGAACCAGGGCTGTACCAATGTCCTGGAACTGCACCGCGAGATCGCCGCGCGGGGGTACCGAGGCAGCTACGGCTCGGTCCGCGACTACCTGGCCCCGTTCCGCGAGACCGGCGTCGCGCCGCCCGCCGTCACCAAGCCGCCCAAGGTGCGCACCCTCACCGCGTGGATCATGACCCATCCCGACAACCTCGACAGCGACGACCAACTCGCCCTCAAGCAGGCACTCGCCGACTGCCCGCACCTGGATGTCCTTGCCGGGCATGTACAGGGCTTCGCCCAGATGATGCTCGAACGTCGCGGCGATCGGCTCGACGACTGGATGGCGAAGGTAGACGCCGACGACCTGCCCTACCTGCGGTCCTTCACCAAAGGCCTCCGACAAGACCACGCGGCCGTCCTCAACGGCCTGACCCTGCAGCACAGCTCCGGCGCTGTCGAGGGCAACGTCAACCGGCTCAAGTGCTCAAGCGGCAGACCTACGGCCGCGCCACCTTCGACCTGCTTCGCAAGCGCGTGCTCCTCACAACGTGATGCTCACAGGGGGTCGTGA
- a CDS encoding GntR family transcriptional regulator: MDHPDRPLWLRIVEHFRQQIATGQLPPGARLPSRPEIMREFGVSDAVAKQAARVLISEGLAVARPGSGTYVRGKPELQRLVRAWYRGNRSGSPFAGEMEAQGRRAAWDYTSRTTQAPTSIRERLRLSEPAGDVPDVLRTDYVFSADGHPVMLSTSWEPLDITRGTPVVMPEEGPHAGRGVAERMLVIGHPVDDWRETVGARLGTAEECAKLAHPQGSVMLTIERVYESRGRAVETADIVLPADLYLLEYSARMGAVK, translated from the coding sequence GTGGATCACCCTGATCGCCCGCTGTGGCTGCGCATCGTTGAACACTTCCGGCAGCAGATCGCCACGGGTCAACTGCCTCCGGGCGCACGCCTGCCGTCCCGTCCGGAGATCATGCGCGAGTTCGGTGTGTCGGATGCGGTCGCCAAGCAGGCCGCCCGGGTGCTGATCTCTGAGGGTCTGGCCGTGGCCAGGCCTGGTTCCGGCACGTATGTACGTGGCAAGCCCGAGCTGCAACGTCTGGTACGGGCTTGGTATCGAGGCAATCGCTCCGGAAGCCCCTTCGCTGGTGAGATGGAAGCCCAGGGTCGCCGGGCCGCATGGGACTACACCTCGCGCACCACGCAGGCACCCACCTCGATCCGGGAACGGCTGCGCTTGAGCGAACCGGCCGGGGACGTGCCCGATGTGCTCCGCACCGACTACGTCTTCTCCGCAGACGGGCACCCGGTCATGCTCTCCACGAGTTGGGAGCCGCTCGACATCACCAGGGGCACGCCAGTCGTCATGCCGGAGGAGGGTCCGCACGCGGGGCGCGGCGTGGCCGAGCGGATGCTCGTCATCGGTCATCCCGTCGACGACTGGAGAGAGACCGTCGGAGCGCGATTGGGGACTGCGGAGGAGTGCGCGAAGCTCGCTCACCCGCAGGGGTCTGTCATGCTGACGATCGAGCGGGTTTACGAATCGCGTGGCCGGGCGGTCGAGACGGCCGACATCGTCTTGCCGGCGGATCTGTATCTGCTGGAATACTCCGCCCGGATGGGCGCGGTGAAGTGA
- a CDS encoding holo-ACP synthase: MIVGIGVDVVEVARLRAALERTPGLRRRLFTEAEAALSPESLAARFAAKEAVAKALGAPPGLSHLDAEVVRGGHGRPEVRVTGRAAEVARGLGVRRWHVSLSHDGGIAVAYVIAES, translated from the coding sequence GTGATCGTGGGCATCGGGGTGGACGTAGTCGAGGTCGCGCGGCTGCGCGCGGCGCTGGAGCGCACGCCCGGTCTGCGACGACGCCTGTTCACCGAGGCCGAGGCGGCGCTGTCGCCGGAGTCGCTGGCGGCGCGGTTCGCCGCCAAGGAGGCGGTGGCCAAGGCCCTCGGAGCCCCGCCGGGCCTGAGCCACCTCGACGCGGAGGTGGTGCGCGGCGGGCACGGCCGTCCCGAGGTGCGGGTCACCGGCAGGGCCGCGGAGGTGGCGCGGGGCCTCGGCGTGCGCCGGTGGCACGTCTCCCTGTCACACGACGGCGGCATCGCCGTCGCCTACGTGATCGCCGAGTCCTGA